A stretch of DNA from Mesorhizobium onobrychidis:
GGGAGATGTCCGAGAACGAAATTCGCGCCCTGACATTCTTCTCGCTCGTGTTGACGATTGTTGGCCTGATCTTCGTCAACCGTACGTTCAGCCGGTCCTTGCTGCTTGCTTTGTTCCGGCCCAATCGATCGCTTGGTGTTGCCGTTGGAATGGTGGCTACGGCGCTGGCAGTGACACTGCTATGGCCGCTGGCCAGCGAGCTCTTCCGCTTCGGGCCCTTACATCCGGGCGATATCGCCGTGGCGTTTTCGGCCGGACTTACGGTGTTGGTCTGTCTCGAGTTCCTTAAGTATTTCTGGCGGGAAAGACTGAAAACCTGATCGGGTGCAACAGCGTTCTAACAGACACGTCGCCGACCGTCTTCCAACAGGCAGGCGAGACTTATTGCGGCTGGCAATCTCTGGTCATTTGATTTGGATCAAATACCGATACCCTGAGTTATAGCAATAGAATCAGCGGTTTATCGAAGAGGTTCCGCGGATGGCCGACGTCGTATCCAGGCTGGTCAAGGAATGCAACATGACGCGAGGCAACGGTGTGGACTTTCCCACGATTTGGCAGTCCATCCTGAAGGGACATTCATATGTCGCGGGGCCACCGGTGCAAGATCGCAGTGACGAGGGACCCGTCCTCAAAATTCCCCTCATCACGGGACGCTGTCTTACGTTCGACGCTTCAGGGTTTCATCTTGAGTGAACGGGGTTGGATTTCCTTTCGCTAGCCGTTCCCTGTGGAGATGCGACTCCTCAGCTTCTGAACTTTGTCGCTGGTTCTACCAACTCGACGGCGCACGGCGCTTAGGCGTCTGGGTGGCTTCGTTGCTGCTAAATTTCCGGTTCGCCGGCGCCGTTGATGCGGCCGAGACCGTCAGGCGGCCCGCATCCTGCCGTTCTCTTTTTCGCTGGCGAGGTCGCCTTCTGCCCAGCGGATTTCAACCTTTGCTTCGGCAAGCCGCCTGTAAAGGGTTCGTCGTCGCACGATTGGCCACCACTCATACAGGAATATCTCCAACGGCCGCCAATTGGCCACCCAGCCCAGTATCAGGAGACTCTCTCCGATGACCCTTGCCGGAGCCGCAGCCGCCGAGCTAGAGCCGATCAGCTGACCTGCTATGAGACTGAGCGCCAATATGGGCAAGCCCACGAGCATTGCGCGCCGCCCGATTCTCAGGAGCTCATGGAGTTCCCGCGTTGCCTGGGCCGACCTGTCGGTGAAGTTGTAACGCACGGCGTCTGCAAGCATCTGCGCTGCTTCCTGGTCCTGCTCGCTCTTCGGCAGTTCAACGGCGATGAGGATCGGCGCGCTTTGCGGTGCTTCTTGCGCCCATTCAACGATGAAGCTTTCGGCCTCACGGTCCAAGTCTCGTTCTCGGAAAGGCGTTGGGTCGAGAGAATTGAATAAGCGCGTCAGGGAACTGATCCGGACTGTTATCTCATATCCCGATGATTTGTGATCTGTGTCCATATCGCTACTCGCCAATTCCGAGCATCCAGACAACGGCGTCCGCGGTTCTGTCACCGGAAGGCGGGATTTGTCTGTGCCACTTGACTGCCGTGGTCAGAGTGGCTTTCCGAGCCGCCGGCGAACCAAAACAAGTGTCGGGTCGTCTGGATAGGTCGTGACGGTGAACCCCATGTCGCGTTCGAGCTCAATGGCCGAACGGTTTTCGCGGTTCTCGACCGACTCGATGGTCTCAAGTCCAATCCCTTCGGCATAGTTTGCGATATGGGCGAGAAGTTCCCAGCCGACGCCCAGGTGCTTGCGATCCGCGCGAATGCAGATCGCGACCTCGCCTGCGCGATCGGCCGGATCGCATGCCAGTGTCGCTACCGCGATCAGCATTCCGTCGATCGAGAACGCAAGAAAATTATGGATATGGGCGTCATCGGAACGCGTCATCGCCACCAGCCGCTCATGGGAAACCTCCTTCACCCCGCCGAGAAAGCGAAAGCGCAGGTCTTGCGGCGTCACATGGGTGAAGAACTCGGCCACGGTCGGCTCATCTTCAGGGCGGGCGCGACGCACTGCGAAGCGAAACCCGGTGTGCGTGGTAAGGGTGGCATTGATCTCCATAGTCGCGGTGCCTCCGTCGTCTCTGGTCAACGGCCTCATGAGCCGTCTGGAGTCGGTATCATTCGCTCATATTGTGAAGCGCTTCGTGCTTGACGATTTCGATGCTGCGCAGGCTGAGAAGGCGGATGACGCCCTGGTCCTTCAAACGGGTGAAGACCCGCGACACCGTCTCGATGGTGAGGCCGAGATAGTCTCCGATGTCCATACGCGACATCGGCAGTTCGACCTGCCGCAACCCACCCTGCCGCTCGGCCATGTCGACCAGGAACGCAGCGACGCGTTCGATGGCATTCTGACGGCCGAGAACCAGAAGATGCTCCTGCGCCCTGGTCAACCCCTTGAGCGCCAACGGCAGCAGCTGACGGGAGATATCCGCACCAGTGGCAAAGCGGAAGACGCGGACACCAGTGGCGTTAATGGCTTCGG
This window harbors:
- a CDS encoding GNAT family N-acetyltransferase, producing MEINATLTTHTGFRFAVRRARPEDEPTVAEFFTHVTPQDLRFRFLGGVKEVSHERLVAMTRSDDAHIHNFLAFSIDGMLIAVATLACDPADRAGEVAICIRADRKHLGVGWELLAHIANYAEGIGLETIESVENRENRSAIELERDMGFTVTTYPDDPTLVLVRRRLGKPL
- a CDS encoding helix-turn-helix domain-containing protein; the protein is MHAQSTSRISLPSHSAQPSLPTAFDPTPLQPVSFFPSGSEIYAQGEKAGAFYQVEFGAVRIYRLLADGRRQISAFHLAGETFGFEAGTTHHFFAEAINATGVRVFRFATGADISRQLLPLALKGLTRAQEHLLVLGRQNAIERVAAFLVDMAERQGGLRQVELPMSRMDIGDYLGLTIETVSRVFTRLKDQGVIRLLSLRSIEIVKHEALHNMSE